The Thermanaerovibrio acidaminovorans DSM 6589 genome contains a region encoding:
- a CDS encoding tRNA(Met) cytidine acetate ligase — MIPLTYNTPVAGIVAEYNPLHKGHLHHISATRQMMPRSPIIVVLSSCFVQRGEPSFLDPWSRAEAALEAGADLVLHLPVAFSCHQAQVFASAAVDILAATGVVTHLSFGMEGHKELLKKAGSILIQEPPSFKMRLRRWLDQGFSFVEARSRALEEIEPGLGSFLKGSNNILALAYHMRIAQRKLPIETISVKRIGAAYNQRDFEQIPSATAVRTLWEAGDRERALRGLPPFSARILEREDRRGRVVTTSNPRWWDLLRWRILSTPEDQMISSAEMAEGLENGLKRAARGAESYQDLLESTVSRRYPRSRIQRLCCHLMLSHQHWFNRACQRLGPSWIGVLATNDIGKVLLRRMRSTAELPVLSRFTSPPDGYSRGILALEERALTLWEILAGNPKVDSFRRRRIMMSPSNPLEGSSPEVA; from the coding sequence GTGATACCTTTGACATATAATACCCCAGTCGCGGGGATAGTGGCAGAGTATAACCCACTTCACAAGGGACACCTGCACCACATCTCCGCCACGAGACAGATGATGCCCCGTTCCCCCATAATCGTGGTCCTCTCCTCCTGCTTCGTACAGCGAGGAGAGCCATCCTTCCTGGACCCCTGGAGCCGGGCCGAGGCGGCCCTGGAGGCCGGGGCGGACCTGGTCCTCCACCTGCCCGTGGCCTTCTCCTGCCACCAGGCCCAGGTCTTCGCCTCCGCGGCGGTGGACATCCTGGCCGCCACCGGGGTGGTGACCCACTTGTCCTTCGGCATGGAGGGTCATAAGGAACTGCTGAAAAAGGCCGGGTCCATATTAATACAGGAGCCCCCCTCCTTCAAGATGAGGTTGCGGCGATGGCTGGACCAGGGCTTCTCCTTCGTGGAGGCCCGCTCCAGGGCTCTGGAGGAGATAGAGCCCGGGTTGGGGTCCTTTCTGAAGGGATCCAACAACATCCTGGCCCTGGCTTATCACATGCGGATCGCCCAGCGGAAGCTCCCGATCGAGACCATATCGGTCAAGAGGATCGGCGCCGCCTACAACCAGAGGGACTTCGAACAAATACCCAGCGCCACCGCGGTGAGGACCCTGTGGGAGGCGGGGGATCGGGAAAGGGCACTGAGGGGGCTACCCCCCTTCTCCGCCCGGATACTGGAGAGGGAGGACCGGCGTGGGAGGGTGGTCACCACCTCCAACCCCAGATGGTGGGACCTCCTCAGGTGGCGGATACTCAGCACCCCAGAAGATCAGATGATAAGCTCCGCGGAGATGGCGGAGGGGCTCGAGAACGGCCTGAAGCGGGCCGCCAGGGGGGCAGAGTCGTACCAGGACCTCCTGGAATCCACGGTGAGCCGCCGATACCCCAGAAGCCGGATCCAGCGGCTCTGCTGCCACCTGATGCTCTCCCACCAGCACTGGTTCAACCGGGCCTGCCAGAGGCTTGGGCCCTCCTGGATAGGGGTACTGGCCACCAACGATATAGGCAAGGTGCTCCTGCGGCGCATGAGAAGCACTGCAGAACTGCCGGTCCTATCCCGGTTCACCAGTCCCCCGGATGGCTACTCCAGGGGAATCCTGGCCCTGGAGGAGAGGGCTCTCACCCTCTGGGAGATCCTGGCGGGGAACCCAAAGGTGGACTCTTTCCGGAGGAGAAGGATCATGATGTCCCCCTCAAACCCGCTGGAGGGATCCTCTCCCGAAGTCGCCTGA
- the trmB gene encoding tRNA (guanosine(46)-N7)-methyltransferase TrmB — protein MSWALDKVIVSGSTARLPLDLSFDGWDGRVFLEIGFGDGGYLAHLASANPTVAVVGMEVCQWCVTKAARRVLSMGLRNVKILRGDARYLMRMCLARGSLDRVILNFPCPWPKKRHAERRVTSPQFVRLLSGYLRPMGVFCLATDVDWYAESAVEFFSAEPGFQVIERTVNPEREYLTKYERKWKREGRDTFSVQVRYVGGAPSAPEEELKIYPEEDLFMEVGFGRELEGSIRSLRDRKGGTEGHMFVFRDVFAGEDGCFLVSAITVDQGFEQHFYVRIYPKGGGYGVKLDPVGHPYRTPAVRMALKEAMGALKVG, from the coding sequence ATGAGTTGGGCTTTAGACAAGGTTATAGTTTCCGGTTCCACCGCTAGGCTACCGTTGGACCTGTCCTTCGACGGGTGGGACGGCAGGGTCTTCCTGGAGATAGGGTTCGGGGACGGGGGGTACTTGGCTCATCTGGCGTCCGCCAATCCCACCGTGGCGGTGGTGGGCATGGAGGTCTGCCAGTGGTGCGTAACCAAGGCGGCCAGGAGGGTCCTCTCCATGGGGCTTCGCAACGTGAAGATCCTGAGGGGGGACGCCCGGTACCTGATGAGGATGTGCCTTGCGCGGGGTAGCCTGGACCGGGTGATCCTGAACTTCCCGTGTCCGTGGCCCAAGAAGAGGCATGCGGAGAGGCGGGTCACCAGTCCCCAGTTCGTGCGACTGCTCTCCGGGTACCTGAGGCCAATGGGGGTCTTCTGCCTGGCCACTGATGTGGATTGGTACGCGGAGAGCGCGGTGGAGTTCTTCTCCGCCGAGCCGGGGTTCCAGGTGATCGAGCGGACGGTGAACCCGGAGAGGGAGTACCTCACCAAGTACGAGAGGAAGTGGAAGAGGGAGGGGAGGGACACCTTCTCCGTCCAGGTCCGTTACGTTGGAGGCGCTCCTTCCGCGCCGGAGGAGGAGCTGAAGATATACCCCGAGGAGGATCTCTTCATGGAAGTCGGTTTCGGTCGGGAGCTGGAGGGCTCCATAAGGTCCCTCAGGGACCGCAAGGGGGGCACCGAGGGTCACATGTTTGTCTTCCGGGACGTCTTCGCCGGGGAGGACGGCTGTTTTCTGGTGTCCGCCATAACGGTGGATCAAGGGTTTGAGCAGCACTTCTACGTCCGCATATACCCCAAAGGGGGCGGCTACGGGGTGAAGCTTGACCCGGTTGGGCATCCATACAGGACCCCGGCGGTCCGGATGGCCCTTAAGGAGGCCATGGGGGCCCTGAAGGTTGGCTAG
- a CDS encoding RsmD family RNA methyltransferase produces MARRGSHQAAGRARPTSGKVLQALFNILGPLEGVDFLDLFAGSGRVSVEAASRGARVTAVEVDRRCCEAMRTLGGFRVVQGDVRRFIPRAAREGDSYGVVFADPPYCMGWVEELLELLRGNRTVVAPGGLVVLEHSVREPIPEGLGADSRVYGETVLSFVDPFREGGGL; encoded by the coding sequence TTGGCTAGGCGGGGATCCCATCAGGCGGCGGGCAGGGCCAGGCCCACCTCCGGGAAGGTCCTCCAGGCCCTTTTCAACATCCTGGGCCCCCTGGAGGGGGTGGATTTTCTTGACCTCTTCGCTGGGAGCGGCCGGGTGTCGGTGGAGGCCGCCTCCCGGGGGGCCCGGGTCACCGCGGTTGAGGTGGACCGCCGGTGCTGTGAGGCAATGAGGACCCTAGGGGGATTCCGGGTGGTCCAGGGGGATGTGAGGCGCTTCATCCCCCGGGCTGCCAGGGAGGGGGATTCGTATGGGGTGGTCTTCGCGGATCCCCCCTACTGCATGGGCTGGGTGGAGGAGCTGTTGGAGCTGTTGCGGGGGAACCGGACCGTGGTGGCCCCTGGAGGCTTGGTGGTGTTGGAGCACAGCGTGAGGGAGCCGATCCCGGAGGGGCTTGGAGCGGACAGCCGGGTTTACGGCGAGACGGTTCTCTCCTTCGTGGATCCCTTCAGAGAGGGTGGTGGCCTTTGA
- the coaD gene encoding pantetheine-phosphate adenylyltransferase, translating to MIRAVYPGSFDPITNGHVYIAERAAALFDELIVAVLHNPEKRATFSVEERQMMAREALSHLPTVKVDAFQGLLVDFMRHVRSRIIIRGLRALSDFEYEFQLAQMNRQLAPEIETMFIVTDAKYSYLSSRGVKEVYSFGGPIQDMVPPGVFRRLRERIPPAGLRGTS from the coding sequence TTGATAAGGGCGGTTTACCCCGGGTCCTTCGATCCCATAACCAACGGACACGTCTACATAGCCGAGAGGGCGGCGGCGTTGTTCGACGAGCTGATCGTGGCGGTGCTTCACAACCCGGAGAAGAGGGCCACCTTCAGCGTGGAGGAGCGGCAGATGATGGCCCGGGAGGCCTTAAGCCACCTGCCCACTGTGAAGGTGGACGCCTTTCAGGGGTTGCTGGTGGACTTCATGCGGCACGTTAGGAGCCGGATAATCATAAGGGGTCTTAGGGCCCTTTCGGACTTTGAGTACGAGTTCCAGCTGGCCCAGATGAACCGGCAGCTGGCGCCGGAGATCGAGACCATGTTCATCGTCACCGACGCCAAGTACTCGTACTTGTCCAGCCGGGGGGTCAAGGAGGTCTACTCCTTCGGTGGCCCCATTCAGGACATGGTCCCCCCTGGGGTCTTCAGGCGACTTCGGGAGAGGATCCCTCCAGCGGGTTTGAGGGGGACATCATGA